From Erigeron canadensis isolate Cc75 chromosome 8, C_canadensis_v1, whole genome shotgun sequence, one genomic window encodes:
- the LOC122611059 gene encoding ADP-ribosylation factor 2-like — protein MGLSFSKLFSVLFSKKEMRILMFGLDAAGKTTILYKLKLGKIVTTIPTIGFNIETVEYNKVNFIVWDAGASDRCIRQYMSRYFQNTEALIYVVDSNDRARIDEARDELQQMLNQEYSRDSELLVFANKQDLPNAMNSAEITDKLGLHSLQHRNWHIQSTSATTGEGLYEGLDWLSNNLSNKA, from the exons atGGGACTGTCTTTTAGCAAGCTATTCAGTGTCTTGTTCAGTAAGAAGGAGATGCGTATTTTGATGTTTGGTCTCGATGCAGCTGGTAAAACCACCATTCTATACAAACTCAAGTTGGGCAAAATCGTCACCACTATCCCTACTATCG GATTTAATATCGAAACAGTTGAATACAACAAAGTTAACTTCATTGTGTGGGATGCTGGTGCTTCTGATAGG TGTATTCGGCAATATATGAGCCGCTATTTTCAAAACACAGAAGCTCTTATCTATGTGGTTGACAGCAATGATCGTGCACGTATAGATGAGGCCAGAGATGAGCTACAACAGATGCTTAATCAG GAATATTCAAGAGATTCAGAGTTGCTTGTTTTTGCCAACAAGCAAGATCTTCCAAATGCTATGAATTCAGCTGAGATCACTGACAAGCTTGGTCTGCATTCTCTCCAACACCGAAACTG GCATATCCAGAGCACATCTGCCACCACTGGGGAAGGTCTATACGAGGGACTGGATTGGCTTTCCAACAACCTCTCTAACAAG GCTTAA
- the LOC122579333 gene encoding monothiol glutaredoxin-S15, mitochondrial-like, with protein sequence MAKALSNMLLKGIGSFNSTRTTALASGSSYQHLMRFSTTASNDSDTHDDFKPTDKLENTGVTLKDIIEQDVKENPVMLYMKGDPNRPLCGFSSLAVKILQEYRVPISSRNILEDIELKNAVKAFSTWPTFPQIFINGEFIGGSDIILDMHKKGELEEKLKAAAAAASRQ encoded by the exons ATGGCTAAGGCGTTATCGAATATGCTCTTAAAAGGGATCGGATCGTTTAATTCCACTCGTACAACTGCACTG GCTTCTGGATCATCGTATCAACATTTGATGCGTTTCTCAACTACTGCATCCAATGATTCTGATACACATGATGATTTTAAGCCGACAGATAAGCTTGAGAATACAGGAGTTACTCTGAAAGACATCATTGAGCAG GATGTGAAAGAAAACCCCGTGATGCTTTACATGAAAGGGGATCCTAATCGTCCTCTATGTGGGTTCAGCTCTCTGGCAGTTAAAATCTTGCAAGAATACA GAGTTCCTATAAGTTCCAGGAACATATTGGAAGATATTGAGCTTAAGAATGCCGTTAAAGCTTTCAG CACTTGGCCGACGTTTCCCCAGATATTCATAAATGGGGAATTCATTGGAGGGTCAGACATTATCCTTGACATGCATAAG AAGGGTGAACTCGAGGAAAAGCTAAAAGCAGCAGCAGCTGCTGCATCAAGGCAGTGA
- the LOC122579331 gene encoding uncharacterized protein LOC122579331, which yields MDLRKKCIVCDKGGNHLLVCKADDDDGCCPISVHQTCIGCKARFDDAGNFHCPYCRYKKSVSEFRKIKEMVLLTKQALSNFLEEEKEPKEGELVDKKLKGVSSRQKVVGVNKTVSGCDVENRGVGLERHRQSKTTLPCDTFVSVDEERADVNTCRIMVLFKPNSHPVDERDVVKADQRGGSVVNKRVKVGNGTRKANQQNATSIEEEEEEAVQLKSADLLPPVRKQVTGKKRNNSVAFNDNETSKRRKQCVNENAAENLISLQNGSQLQSNPNGKIDPNGARKESPTTKDISINNAGESKDSSVGRSVGHLLQHGKRRILWSEQEEDMLKEGVQKFTSSKGKNLPWKKILDFGRHVFDPCRNPSDLKDKWRKIAKRT from the exons atGGATTTGAGAAAAAAGTGTATAGTATGTGACAAAGGTGGAAACCATCTCTTGGTTTGTAaagctgatgatgatgatggctgTTGCCCTATATCCGTACATCAAACTTGCATCGGTTGTAAGGCTCGTTTCGACGATGCCGGCAACTTTCACTGTCCGTATTGTCGTTATAAGAAATCCGTATCAGAGTTTCGTAAAATAAAGGAAATGGTTTTGTTGACAAAGCAAGCGTTGTCGAATTTTTTGGAAGAGGAAAAAGAACCGAAAGAGGGTGAGTTGGTTGATAAAAAATTGAAAGGGGTTTCGTCTAGACAAAAAGTTGTGGGTGTGAATAAAACTGTTTCCGGTTGTGATGTTGAAAACCGTGGTGTCGGTTTAGAGAGACATCGACAGTCTAAAACGACTCTACCGTGTGACACATTTGTATCTGTTGATGAAGAACGAGCTGATGTTAATACTTGTCGGATAATGGTTCTTTTTAAACCCAATTCACATCCAGTTGATGAAAGGGACGTGGTGAAAGCGGACCAACGTGGTGGTTCAGTGGTTAATAAAAGGGTGAAAGTTGGCAATGGAACGCGAAAAGCTAATCAACAGAATGCTACTTctattgaagaagaagaagaagaagcagtGCAGCTGAAAAGTGCAGATCTTTTGCCACCCGTAAGAAAACAAGTTACTGGCAAAAAACGAAACAATTCAGTAGCATTCAATGATAATGAAACAAGCAAAAGGAGAAAACAGTGCGTGAATGAAAATGCTGCAGAAAATTTGATATCTTTACAAAATGGGTCCCAATTACAATCAAACCCAAATGGCAAGATTGATCCAAATGGTGCAAGAAAGGAATCACCAACAACAAAAGATATCAGCATCAACAATGCAGGAGAATCTAAAGATTCTTCCGTTGGCAG GAGTGTTGGACACCTATTGCAACATGGAAAACGTAGAATACTATGGAgtgaacaagaagaagatatGCTTAAG GAAGGAGTTCAAAAATTCACATCATCAAAAGGCAAAAACCTCCCCTGGAAGAAAATATTGGACTTTGGGCGTCATGTATTTGACCCATGTCGCAACCCTTCTGATCTAAAGGACAAATGGAGGAAAATTGCAAAACGCACATAA
- the LOC122611058 gene encoding ADP-ribosylation factor-like, giving the protein MGQSFTKLFSVLFGKKEMCVVMVGLDAAGKTTILYKLKLGKIVTTIPTIGFNIETVEYNNINFVVWDVGAYDMRRQIMWRHYFQNTKGLIYVVDSNDRDRIDEARDELHKMLKEDQIKDAELLVFANKQDLPNAMNSAEITDKLGLHSLQHRNW; this is encoded by the exons ATGGGACAGTCTTTTACCAAGCTATTCAGTGTCTTGTTCGGTAAGAAGGAGATGTGTGTTGTGATGGTTGGTCTCGATGCAGCTGGTAAAACCACCATTTTGTACAAGCTCAAGTTGGGAAAAATTGTCACCACTATCCCTACTATCG GATTTAATATTGAAACTGTTGAATACAACAACATTAACTTTGTTGTATGGGATGTTGGTGCTTATGATATG CGGCGGCAAATTATGTGGAGACACTATTTTCAAAACACAAAAGGTCTTATCTATGTGGTTGACAGCAATGATCGTGATCGTATAGATGAGGCCAGAGATGAGCTACACAAGATGCTTAAAGAG GATCAAATTAAAGATGCCGAGTTGCTTGTTTTTGCCAACAAGCAAGATCTTCCAAATGCTATGAATTCGGCTGAGATAACTGACAAGCTTGGCCTGCATTCTCTCCAACACCGAAACTGGTAA